In Leptospira wolffii serovar Khorat str. Khorat-H2, one genomic interval encodes:
- a CDS encoding restriction endonuclease, producing MSIPTYDNLLNPALQAFHNLGGSASIDELEEEVAKLLNLSDADLNELMENQSRSRFNYRLAWARNYLKNYGLLENTARGVWALTQAGRDTKHVDRLAVVQKVREKFRIKEDLESDSEIDEIESEESITWQDELLNLLKQMKPDAFERLCQRILRESGFVNVEITGRSGDGGIDGRGVVRLGGLLSFHVYFQCKRYKDVVGPSIVRDFRGAMSGRADKGLIITTGRFTSEAKREALRDGAIPLDLIDGQELVTKLKELRLGVLVKERMVEDVVVEKDWFHGL from the coding sequence GTGTCTATTCCCACTTACGATAATTTATTAAATCCAGCATTACAAGCGTTTCATAACCTAGGCGGATCTGCTTCCATCGATGAATTGGAGGAAGAGGTCGCAAAGCTTCTTAATTTGTCGGATGCCGATTTGAACGAACTTATGGAAAATCAATCTAGGTCTCGCTTTAATTATCGGCTTGCTTGGGCACGAAATTATTTGAAGAACTATGGGTTACTTGAAAACACTGCGCGAGGAGTATGGGCACTAACGCAGGCAGGAAGGGATACGAAGCATGTCGATCGCCTTGCGGTAGTGCAGAAAGTTAGAGAAAAATTTCGCATTAAAGAAGATTTAGAATCAGACAGTGAGATCGACGAAATAGAATCAGAAGAAAGTATTACATGGCAAGACGAATTGCTAAACCTCCTAAAACAGATGAAACCTGATGCTTTTGAGAGACTTTGCCAAAGGATATTAAGAGAGTCTGGATTCGTCAATGTAGAGATTACTGGTCGTTCAGGAGACGGTGGCATTGATGGCCGCGGGGTAGTCCGTCTAGGAGGTCTACTTTCTTTCCACGTCTATTTTCAGTGTAAGAGATACAAAGATGTTGTTGGTCCCTCCATAGTAAGAGATTTCCGTGGAGCTATGTCTGGTCGCGCTGACAAAGGTTTAATCATTACGACGGGTCGATTTACTTCCGAAGCAAAAAGGGAAGCTCTAAGAGATGGAGCAATCCCTTTAGATTTAATTGATGGTCAAGAACTAGTTACCAAATTAAAGGAGCTTCGTTTGGGAGTTTTAGTTAAAGAGAGAATGGTTGAAGACGTAGTTGTTGAAAAAGATTGGTTTCACGGACTGTAA
- a CDS encoding Eco57I restriction-modification methylase domain-containing protein, with the protein MARADRIKEIILNSKSLEDVATLFQELKFSISQETQSLIVEIDENSYIEVFIFTDNSELMKRAGQHIYQRVGILGISKNFEEWTFLRKGLEDKIRIQKYKFKRTDIRENRNPIAIQRLCDLKPGNISGFEDLFERKDISNKFYKEFKKQKTELINSISGISDKSDRKLYSQILLDRLIFLFFLQSRKLLNENPRYFTEKYRDYSKKKNEFYEVFLKELFFNALCRKERDKNTLAIVGDTIPYLNGGLFLKHELEEKYLKIQVPNESFAAIFQFFESWNWNVNERSDSDEDSIDPYILGYIFENTLGDNKSGGVYYTPSSLSEFLTDETIEEHIFKKVNGISASGFYKNTEEFINNSTEPELIIFFETILSSIKICDPACGSGQFLVQALHSLSYYHKLLSKRILKSNLQEIRTRIEKPKGYSLEKNPIYGIRRFVASNNLYGVDILPEAVEITKLRLFLAMVEGIELSSDQLEPLPNIDFHIRSGDSLTGFLFLPEDFFDGLPSKSSKTKNKKESPSIGVLDFGDAPSKMLRKEKLIFLYTNENDPDKALKLRSEIREIDIELQQVLNQRLEHLLSEWKVKPKKKIDFIDEKKDLKAIELLNQFVLRAEYLKPFHYGMEFSTVIHPSHPKEAGFDIILTNPPWEVWKPNSQEFFETYIPKFRDLDKNEARIAVATLFKKNPKIKEEWLQHCLNLTATGDLFRNSDYFPNRGSGDINLYKLFSERAWHLLKEEGSLGVVIPSGLYSDLGCKDLRKMLFAEGKINFLYGFENSKALFENVHRSFKFILLSATKETNDPGKSVPSAFMLHSEQDLRSVHQTKKDMQTIKVEKSNISSLDKRFLDLRIDLIKKLSPDSFSLMEFKSDTDISIVKKMAKFPRLGEELEGTWNIKLSSEFHMTNDAHLFVTKEQLLKLSAKYDSETMIWKKGKEEWWPLYEGSMVHQFTNEYAEIRYWIARENSKYKEYTLGYRDIARDTDYRTLISTFIPKNSGAGNPLPRIEVFPKDEKNNFILLSFLNSFTVDFYERLVNSGAHVNFHALKLVPIPRNLERLSNYSTNLIEKCAKLICTSSSFDDLSAKVFGTHASHRSIGITDPKKRQILKNQIDAIVAKIYDLTEEEFRHILSTFPLVEDEIKEGVMEEWKKLD; encoded by the coding sequence ATGGCAAGAGCAGATCGAATTAAAGAAATCATTTTAAACTCCAAATCTTTAGAAGATGTCGCTACACTTTTCCAAGAACTAAAATTTTCCATCAGCCAAGAAACTCAATCATTGATCGTTGAAATTGATGAGAATAGCTATATCGAAGTTTTTATCTTTACAGACAATTCTGAACTTATGAAGCGTGCAGGACAACATATCTACCAAAGAGTAGGAATTCTCGGAATTTCGAAAAATTTTGAGGAATGGACATTTCTGCGAAAAGGACTCGAAGATAAAATCCGTATCCAAAAATATAAATTCAAAAGAACGGACATTCGAGAAAATCGAAACCCGATCGCAATCCAAAGATTATGTGATTTAAAGCCTGGAAACATTTCTGGATTCGAAGATTTGTTTGAGAGGAAGGATATTTCAAATAAATTCTATAAGGAATTTAAAAAGCAAAAGACAGAACTTATTAATTCTATATCAGGTATATCAGACAAATCGGATCGAAAACTTTATTCACAAATCCTATTAGATCGCCTGATATTTCTTTTCTTCCTACAGTCCAGAAAACTTCTGAATGAAAATCCTAGATACTTTACGGAAAAATATAGAGACTATAGCAAAAAGAAAAACGAATTTTATGAAGTTTTTTTAAAGGAATTGTTCTTTAACGCACTTTGCAGAAAGGAAAGAGACAAAAATACTCTCGCCATTGTTGGCGATACTATCCCGTATCTAAATGGAGGATTATTTTTAAAACACGAGCTTGAAGAAAAATACCTGAAAATTCAAGTACCCAATGAGTCGTTCGCAGCCATTTTTCAATTTTTCGAATCCTGGAACTGGAATGTAAACGAAAGATCCGATTCTGACGAAGATTCCATCGACCCTTATATCTTGGGTTATATTTTTGAAAATACTCTGGGAGATAATAAATCCGGCGGAGTTTATTATACTCCATCCTCTCTATCCGAGTTTCTTACAGATGAAACAATTGAAGAACATATTTTCAAAAAAGTAAATGGAATCAGCGCTTCCGGTTTCTATAAAAATACGGAAGAATTTATAAATAATTCAACTGAACCCGAGCTCATCATTTTCTTTGAAACCATTCTCTCCTCGATTAAAATTTGTGATCCAGCTTGTGGATCCGGACAATTCCTCGTCCAGGCCCTACATTCACTCTCTTATTATCATAAATTACTCTCAAAGCGTATTTTAAAATCAAATCTACAAGAAATTCGAACTCGAATTGAAAAGCCAAAGGGATATTCACTAGAAAAGAATCCGATTTACGGTATAAGAAGATTTGTTGCATCTAATAATCTATATGGAGTGGATATTCTCCCGGAAGCGGTAGAAATCACAAAACTAAGATTATTTCTAGCTATGGTCGAAGGTATAGAACTCTCTTCCGATCAATTAGAGCCACTTCCAAATATCGATTTTCATATTCGAAGTGGAGATTCGCTCACGGGATTCCTATTTCTGCCGGAAGATTTTTTTGACGGCCTACCATCTAAAAGTTCTAAAACAAAAAACAAAAAAGAATCTCCCTCCATTGGCGTTTTGGATTTTGGAGATGCTCCGAGTAAAATGCTGAGGAAAGAAAAGTTAATTTTTCTTTATACGAACGAGAATGATCCCGACAAGGCCCTTAAACTCCGTTCCGAAATTCGAGAAATAGATATAGAATTGCAGCAGGTTCTAAACCAAAGGTTAGAGCACTTACTTTCGGAATGGAAAGTAAAGCCGAAAAAGAAAATTGATTTTATTGATGAGAAAAAGGATTTAAAGGCGATTGAACTTTTAAATCAATTCGTATTAAGAGCTGAGTATCTAAAACCATTTCATTATGGGATGGAGTTTTCTACTGTCATACACCCTTCTCATCCGAAGGAAGCAGGCTTTGATATTATTTTAACGAATCCTCCTTGGGAAGTTTGGAAGCCTAATTCCCAGGAATTTTTCGAAACCTATATTCCTAAGTTTAGAGATCTAGATAAAAACGAGGCAAGAATCGCAGTAGCAACTCTATTTAAGAAGAATCCAAAAATCAAAGAAGAATGGCTCCAACATTGTTTAAATCTTACAGCCACAGGAGATTTATTCCGTAATTCAGACTATTTCCCAAATCGAGGATCAGGTGATATCAATCTTTATAAACTTTTTTCAGAAAGGGCATGGCATCTATTAAAAGAAGAAGGCTCATTAGGGGTCGTAATACCCTCCGGACTGTATTCTGATTTAGGATGTAAAGATCTACGTAAAATGCTTTTTGCAGAAGGCAAAATCAATTTTCTTTATGGATTCGAAAACTCGAAAGCACTCTTTGAAAACGTTCACCGAAGCTTTAAGTTCATCCTCCTATCGGCTACGAAAGAAACAAACGATCCCGGGAAATCAGTCCCCTCTGCCTTTATGTTACATTCAGAGCAGGACCTTCGTTCCGTCCACCAAACCAAGAAGGATATGCAGACCATAAAAGTAGAGAAATCAAATATAAGTTCTTTAGATAAACGATTTTTAGATTTACGCATCGATTTAATTAAGAAATTAAGCCCTGATTCCTTCAGTCTGATGGAATTTAAATCGGACACAGACATTAGCATCGTAAAGAAAATGGCAAAGTTTCCTAGACTAGGAGAAGAACTCGAAGGCACATGGAATATAAAACTTTCCTCAGAGTTTCATATGACAAATGATGCTCACCTTTTTGTTACAAAGGAGCAGTTGTTAAAGCTGAGTGCAAAATACGATTCAGAAACAATGATCTGGAAAAAAGGAAAGGAAGAATGGTGGCCCTTATATGAGGGAAGCATGGTTCATCAATTTACCAACGAGTATGCGGAAATTAGATATTGGATAGCTAGAGAAAACTCTAAATATAAAGAATACACGCTTGGATATAGGGATATAGCAAGAGATACAGATTACCGAACCTTAATTTCAACTTTTATTCCAAAGAATTCTGGAGCTGGAAACCCTCTTCCAAGAATAGAAGTTTTCCCAAAAGATGAAAAAAATAATTTCATTCTATTAAGTTTTTTAAATTCGTTTACTGTTGATTTTTACGAACGGCTAGTCAATTCCGGTGCACATGTAAATTTTCATGCATTGAAATTGGTTCCCATTCCGCGCAATCTCGAACGACTTTCAAATTATTCTACTAATCTAATTGAGAAATGTGCAAAACTAATTTGCACAAGTAGTTCATTTGATGATCTATCAGCAAAGGTCTTCGGAACTCATGCCAGTCACAGATCAATTGGCATTACTGATCCGAAAAAGAGACAGATACTCAAAAACCAAATTGATGCGATTGTTGCAAAAATTTACGATCTGACTGAGGAGGAATTTAGACATATACTTTCGACCTTTCCCTTGGTGGAAGATGAGATCAAGGAAGGTGTCATGGAAGAATGGAAGAAGCTAGATTGA